Within the Echinicola sp. 20G genome, the region CCCACTAAAGCCCAGGGGAGCCTAGATATTGAAAAAGTCAAGGTCAACCTTCAAGCACAGACTGTTCCACTTCCGGATATTTTAGAAAGTATCAGAACGCAAACGGACTTTACCTTTATTTATGATGAAGTATCTCCACTTTCTTCCATGGAAATATCAATTGATGCCAAAAATACGTCACTTGAAGCGGTGTTGGTCCAGTTATCCAAGGAACATAGGTTGGCATTTAAGCAGGTAAATGACCGAATCAGTGTGAAGCCCATAAAGGGTCTTCATTTGGGAAAATCAGTGGTAAGGGAAGTTGTTATTTCCGGAAGGGTAGTAGATGAGAATAGCGAACCCATTCCAGGTGTAACGGTGGTAGTAAAAGGTACTACTAATGGTACAACCACTGATTTAGATGGGAATTATAAGCTCTCTGTTTCGGAGAATGCCGTATTGGTTTTTTCTTTTGTAGGGTTTACGCCGCAAGAAGAAGCCATAGGAAATAGAGAGACTATCGATGTTGTATTGAAGGAAAAAATATCTGCCCTGAATGAAGTGGTGGTCGTTGGTTATGGAGAGCAAAAGAAAATCAACCTTACTGGTGCGGTAAACCAAGTGGGCAGTGAGGTGACAGAAAATAGGCCTTCTCCCAATCTTACCAGAATGCTACAAGGTGCCTTGCCCAACTTGAATATTAAAATGGTGGATGGAAGCCCGACAAGATCGGCTGCCTTTAACATCCGGGGAACAACCTCTATTGGGGCAGGAGGCGATGCACTAGTGCTTATTGACGGGGTAGAAGGGGATCCCAATTTGGTAAACCCCAATGATGTAGAAAGTGTGACTATCCTCAAGGATGCTTCTTCTGCTGCTGTATATGGGTCTAGAGCGGCATTTGGCGTGGTGCTCATCACAACCAAATCAGCCAAAGCAGGAAAAAGTCAGTTGAATGTAAATGTCAATCATTCAGTCAATAAGAGAACGGTGGTTCCTGACCTTGTGACCAATGGGTATCAGTGGGCCAAAAATTTTGATGAAGCTTTTTTTGGATGGTATGATTATAAAACACACCCTATTTCGGTCAACAGTACCTTTCCGTTTTCTCTGGAATACCTAGACCGTCTTCGTCAACACGATGAAGATCCAAGTCTTCCCAAAGTAGAATATGTGGAAGAGGTAGGAAGGTATGAGTATTATGGAAATACAGATTGGTTCAAGTACCACCATAAGGACAATATGCCCGCTACAGAGGCTTCCATAAGTGCTTCTGGAGGCAATGACAATGCCCGGTATTTTGTTTCTGGAATGTATTATCACCAAGATGGTATCTTCAATTACTCTTCCGACAAGTTTGATAAATATAACCTTAGGGCTAAAGGTGAGGTCAACCTCAACAATTGGTTGGTATTGGAAAATAATTTTGACCTGAGCACTTACACTTACGGTTATCCATTGCTGGCCAATGGTGATATTAATATTTGGCGATACCTCGCTGTACAGAGTTACCCAATGCTGCTTATGACAAACCCCGATGGTACCTATTCCCAAAACGGGGTTTATGTGGGAGCTTCGTTTTTGGAAGGGAACAGCAGGTCTGACCAAAGTAATTTCTTTGTAAGGAACACCCCCACACTTACAGCAACTCCTTTTGGAGACCTTTTGACCCTAAAGGCTAACTTTACTTTTTCCAAAAAATTTATCCAGGACAAAAGAGTGAACAATTATGTGAACTACAGTACGGCGCCCGGTAACCTCAATCGTTTTGGAAATAGCCTGTTGAGACAGTATGAAAATGAAAATACTTATTGGGGGTCCAATATCACTGCCCAGCTGAACAAAACCTTTAATGAAGATCATAATTTTGGCCTTTTGCTAGGGTATAATATAGAGAGTTCTCTCACAGAAAATAGAAATACCAGCCGGGATGGTTTGTTGGTGCCAGAAAAACCCGATTATAATCTACTTGATGGTTTGAACTATTCCATTACCGGAGGAGGAAGTGAATGGAAATACCTAGGTGCTTTTTATAGATTGAATTATAGCTATCACGACAAGTACCTCCTGGAATTCAACGGTCGCTATGATGGATCATCCAAGTTTCCATCCAATGAACGATATGGTTTTTTCCCTTCTGTTTCAGCTGGCTGGAACTTGTCTGAAGAGGATTTTATGGTCAATACAAGAAATTGGCTTTCCAATTTGAAATTCAGGGGATCCTATGGGTCTTTAGGAAACGGAAATGTGGCTCCTTACCGGTACCTGGAAACCATGTCCGTGAACAAATCCGGTGTTATTTTGGAAGGTATCCAAAAAGGATATACATCTATGCCGGGAGTTATTCCTGATGGATTGACCTGGGAAAGGGCTACTACTTTTAACGTTGGTGTGGATGCCTCTTTTATCGATGGCAGACTAGGGGTCAACTATGATTGGTACAATAGGATTACTTCCGATATGTTTACCTATGGACAACCTCTCCCCAATGTATTTGGAGCTACTGAACCCTATGGAAACTTTGCTGACCTTTCTACCAAAGGATGGGAATTTACCCTCAGTTGGAAGGACCAAGCTGTAGTAGGAGGCAAGCCGTTCAATTACAGTTTCAATGGCTCATTATGGGATAGCAAAGCTAAAATCACCCAGTTCAACAACCCAGAAAAGGTTTTGGGCTCAGGATATTATGTGGGGCAAACAGTTGGGGAAATTTGGGGGTATGTGACCGAAGGGTTCTTTACCTCGGAAGAAGATGTGCTAAACCATGCTGATCAGGACTTTTTACGTAATTCGAATGGTAATATCTGGCTGCCAGGAGACTTGAAATTTGCTGATCTCAATGAGGATGGAGTAATTAACCAAGGAGACAATACAGTAAGCAACCCCGGAGATAGAAAGATCATAGGAAATAATGCACCTAGATATCAGTTTGGGTTTACTTTTAATGCCAACTGGAATAATTTCGGTATTTCGGCATTCTTCCAAGGTATCGCCAAAAGGGACTGGTACTTTGCCCCGGAAGCGGATCTTTTTTGGGGAATTTACAACAGGCCGTATAGTTTTCAGCCAACCATGATGATGGATGATTATTGGACAGAGGAAAATCCGGATGCCTATTTTCCGCGGTTAAGAGGTTATACTGCGCTTGGCACTGGTAGGTCACTTGGCGCACCACAGACACGCTACCTTCAGGATGCAAGTTACATTCGCCTGAAAAACATTACAGTGGACTATACCCTTCCTACGCAATGGGTAAGCAAAATTGGTATGCAGCGGGCCAAGGTTTTCTTTACAGGACAGAACCTTTGGACAAGAACAGGCCTGAGCAAGCATACCAAAAATTTCGATCCTGAAATCATTGAGAACCCGCTTGGCGATATGACCAATGGCTACGGGCAGGG harbors:
- a CDS encoding TonB-dependent receptor; protein product: MKKILHVIRMISKYTLIGFVFQLAFLNLLHAGPTKAQGSLDIEKVKVNLQAQTVPLPDILESIRTQTDFTFIYDEVSPLSSMEISIDAKNTSLEAVLVQLSKEHRLAFKQVNDRISVKPIKGLHLGKSVVREVVISGRVVDENSEPIPGVTVVVKGTTNGTTTDLDGNYKLSVSENAVLVFSFVGFTPQEEAIGNRETIDVVLKEKISALNEVVVVGYGEQKKINLTGAVNQVGSEVTENRPSPNLTRMLQGALPNLNIKMVDGSPTRSAAFNIRGTTSIGAGGDALVLIDGVEGDPNLVNPNDVESVTILKDASSAAVYGSRAAFGVVLITTKSAKAGKSQLNVNVNHSVNKRTVVPDLVTNGYQWAKNFDEAFFGWYDYKTHPISVNSTFPFSLEYLDRLRQHDEDPSLPKVEYVEEVGRYEYYGNTDWFKYHHKDNMPATEASISASGGNDNARYFVSGMYYHQDGIFNYSSDKFDKYNLRAKGEVNLNNWLVLENNFDLSTYTYGYPLLANGDINIWRYLAVQSYPMLLMTNPDGTYSQNGVYVGASFLEGNSRSDQSNFFVRNTPTLTATPFGDLLTLKANFTFSKKFIQDKRVNNYVNYSTAPGNLNRFGNSLLRQYENENTYWGSNITAQLNKTFNEDHNFGLLLGYNIESSLTENRNTSRDGLLVPEKPDYNLLDGLNYSITGGGSEWKYLGAFYRLNYSYHDKYLLEFNGRYDGSSKFPSNERYGFFPSVSAGWNLSEEDFMVNTRNWLSNLKFRGSYGSLGNGNVAPYRYLETMSVNKSGVILEGIQKGYTSMPGVIPDGLTWERATTFNVGVDASFIDGRLGVNYDWYNRITSDMFTYGQPLPNVFGATEPYGNFADLSTKGWEFTLSWKDQAVVGGKPFNYSFNGSLWDSKAKITQFNNPEKVLGSGYYVGQTVGEIWGYVTEGFFTSEEDVLNHADQDFLRNSNGNIWLPGDLKFADLNEDGVINQGDNTVSNPGDRKIIGNNAPRYQFGFTFNANWNNFGISAFFQGIAKRDWYFAPEADLFWGIYNRPYSFQPTMMMDDYWTEENPDAYFPRLRGYTALGTGRSLGAPQTRYLQDASYIRLKNITVDYTLPTQWVSKIGMQRAKVFFTGQNLWTRTGLSKHTKNFDPEIIENPLGDMTNGYGQGDAYPMLKSYTLGVNLSF